A stretch of Lactuca sativa cultivar Salinas chromosome 6, Lsat_Salinas_v11, whole genome shotgun sequence DNA encodes these proteins:
- the LOC111905355 gene encoding histone-lysine N-methyltransferase ATXR4, protein MLSLLRSRRFAQRCPPKSKQLLTSYFFSTTSATDHRHGSKCSQPSPPPIQVLLTESAGRGVFATRNIESGELIHTARPMISHPSLSSIDRVCYFCLKNTPKGSDFEAQKVLFCSEECREQAKGFYEVEKEADWSAFVAHCQTRALKYPFLAKRLACMILSGITSANSLDILQPALLSPQMISQMEEELGLLKSALEASGITSKQLKFLTIEWYSGVLARIRINAFRIELAGGCSYEDLLASAALSVESEAAVGNAVYILPSFYNHDCDPNSHIVWVENVDARLKALRDIEAGEELRICYIDASMDRDARQNILSNGFGFECRCPRCLLND, encoded by the exons ATGTTATCGTTACTTCGTTCCAGACGCTTTGCACAGCGATGTCCTCCAAAAAGCAAACAACTTTTGACCTCCTACTTCTTCTCCACCACCAGCGCCACCGACCACCGCCATGGCTCGAAGTGCAGTCAACCATCGCCGCCACCAATCCAGGTTCTACTCACTGAATCAGCTGGCCGTGGTGTTTTTGCTACGCGGAATATAGAATCCGGCGAACTCATCCATACAGCCAGACCCATGATCTCTCACCCATCTCTCTCCTCAATTGACAGAGTATGTTACTTTTGTCTCAAAAACACTCCAAAAGGTTCCGATTTTGAGGCGCAGAAAGTGTTGTTTTGCAGTGAAGAATGTAGGGAACAAGCAAag GGATTCTATGAAGTTGAAAAGGAAGCTGATTGGTCAGCATTTGTTGCTCATTGTCA AACCCGGGCTTTGAAATACCCATTTCTTGCTAAACGATTAGCCTGCATGATATTATCCGGAATAACCTCTGCAAATTCTCTAGACATACTTCAACCTGCCCTTTTGTCTCCTCAAATGATCTCACAG ATGGAAGAGGAGCTTGGTTTATTGAAAAGTGCACTAGAAGCTTCAGGCATCACAAGCAAACAACTAAAAT TTTTAACTATCGAATGGTATTCTGGAGTACTTGCAAGAATTCGTATCAATGCTTTTCGTATTGAGTTAGCTGGAGGCTGTTCTTATGAAGATCTACTTGCATCAGCAGCTTTATCAGTAGAATCAGAAGCTGCTGTTGGCAATGCTGTTTATATTCTTCCATCTTTTTATAATCATGACTGTG ATCCTAATTCGCACATAGTTTGGGTGGAAAATGTGGATGCACGATTGAAAGCTTTGAGAGACATTGAAGCAG GTGAAGAGTTGCGGATATGTTACATTGATGCAAGTATGGATCGTGATGCTCGACAAAATATTTTGTCCAATGGGTTTGGATTTGAGTGTCGTTGCCCTCGTTGTTTGTTAAATGATTGA
- the LOC111905354 gene encoding uncharacterized protein LOC111905354 produces the protein MTRKKQKVDCFDFLSDDILIEILKRLPDDFLRYKAKHICRRFFNVITNGLLLDHTSFIFQEFGKPTVRHVDIREEQQELELKEKNLDLPKKGWVMSWCNEFLLITNQERKEYVFNLITKEGSYLPSCTYCRGRYTYECGVSLSFDGFKGVYKVLHMFIGPPMQCHILILKRNILSRFSSKWKKIEIPSCMDEGWGSWGYPVSVQARYIHWDVHGDGGYLVSMDMVKEKMIRMSLPIPEFSFRYTVFEMGGFLTLIHQVSFEQTDMWILKDFEKMKWEKLELTVPNCFFGEYDDFLITPMSSLISKRYMMCIKTAIRNCGVCSYDLKHGVVKKLDIDFGQNDRCVVYSSSPSFI, from the coding sequence ATGACAAGAAAGAAACAGAAAGTTGACTGCTTTGATTTTCTTTCAGACGATATCCTTATAGAAATCCTCAAAAGACTTCCTGATGATTTCCTTCGTTATAAAGCTAAGCACATTTGCAGACGATTTTTCAATGTAATCACCAATGGGCTCTTACTAGACCACACTTCCTTTATCTTCCAAGAATTCGGTAAACCCACAGTGCGACATGTAGACATAAGAGAAGAACAACAAGAGCTAGAACTAAAAGAGAAAAACCTGGATTTACCTAAGAAAGGATGGGTAATGTCATGGTGTAACGAGTTTCTTCTGATAACAAATCAAGAAAGAAAAGAATACGTTTTTAACCTAATCACAAAGGAAGGATCATATCTTCCTTCATGCACATATTGTAGAGGACGCTACACCTACGAATGTGGagtttccctttcctttgatggATTTAAAGGAGTATACAAAGTGCTTCACATGTTTATAGGTCCACCAATGCAATGCCATATTCTTATCTTGAAAAGAAACATTCTCTCTCGTTTCTCCTCAAAGTGGAAAAAGATTGAAATTCCTTCTTGCATGGATGAAGGGTGGGGTTCTTGGGGTTACCCAGTTTCAGTTCAAGCGAGATACATTCACTGGGATGTTCATGGTGATGGAGGGTACCTGGTTTCCATGGATATGGTGAAAGAGAAGATGATCCGAATGAGTCTTCCTATACCTGAATTTAGTTTCAGATACACTGTTTTTGAAATGGGTGGTTTTCTCACTCTTATTCATCAAGTTTCCTTTGAACAAACTGACATGTGGATTttaaaagattttgagaagatgaagtGGGAGAAGTTGGAGTTAACTGTTCCGAATTGCTTTTTTGGAGAATACGATGATTTTCTTATAACGCCTATGTCTAGCTTGATAagtaagagatatatgatgtgcATAAAAACTGCTATTCGGAATTGTGGTGTGTGTAGTTATGATCTGAAACATGGAGTTGTGAAAAAACTAGACATTGACTTCGGACAAAATGATCGTTGTGTGGTTTATTCATCATCACCAAGTTTTATATAG